One genomic window of Methanosarcina acetivorans C2A includes the following:
- the istB gene encoding IS21-like element ISMac3 family helper ATPase IstB → MNNFTYERLHNNLQYLKLNSIEELLDNYLEIAARDNKTTMEVLDYLFEQEKKHREAVAIERRMKSAVFPVKKTLEEFDFEFQKSIDKKAIEDLATLRFVHNSENVVFLGPPGVGKSHLAIALGIEVAKAGISVYFTNTGNLIEKLKIANREGMLEKKLRDLMKYKVLIIDEIGYLPFDEEGAHCLFQLISRRYEKSSTILTSNKSYGEWGEIFKDHVIAAAVLDRILHHSTTINIKGESYRLKERKKQGIKTGNICQ, encoded by the coding sequence ATGAACAACTTCACCTATGAGAGACTTCACAATAACCTGCAATACCTGAAACTTAATTCTATCGAAGAGCTTCTGGATAACTACCTTGAAATTGCTGCAAGGGACAACAAGACAACAATGGAAGTCCTTGATTACTTGTTTGAACAGGAAAAGAAACACAGAGAAGCTGTTGCAATTGAGAGAAGGATGAAAAGTGCAGTTTTTCCCGTTAAAAAGACTCTTGAGGAATTCGATTTTGAATTTCAGAAATCCATTGATAAAAAAGCAATCGAAGACCTTGCAACCTTGAGATTTGTTCATAATTCAGAGAATGTCGTTTTCCTTGGTCCTCCCGGAGTTGGAAAGTCTCATCTTGCAATCGCTCTTGGGATTGAAGTAGCAAAAGCAGGGATTTCGGTTTACTTTACCAATACAGGAAACCTTATCGAGAAGTTGAAAATAGCAAATCGAGAAGGAATGCTTGAAAAGAAACTAAGGGACTTGATGAAATATAAAGTGCTGATAATTGACGAAATAGGGTATCTCCCATTTGACGAAGAAGGAGCTCACTGCCTATTTCAGCTGATCTCAAGACGGTATGAAAAGAGTTCAACGATCTTGACATCAAATAAATCATATGGAGAATGGGGAGAGATATTCAAGGACCATGTAATAGCGGCTGCTGTACTTGATAGGATTCTCCACCATTCAACTACGATTAACATCAAAGGGGAAAGTTACAGGCTGAAAGAAAGGAAGAAACAGGGAATAAAAACAGGAAATATATGCCAGTAA
- the istA gene encoding IS21-like element ISMac3 family transposase: MLKTEEWLLIRDLYSQGFSISEISRRTGYARETVRKYLKKKTAPEPQKRPPKPSKLDPFKPYIQEKLKEGPYTAVRLYREIKEMGFDGGKTIVKDFVREVRPKQGVPAVLRYETKPGVQAQVDWAEMGTVEVDGKVKKLFCFNMILGYSRMRYVEFTLSIDTPTLIQCHLNAFEYFGGFTQEILYDNMKQVVIKRALKSSDSEWNPQFEEFFKCFGFIPRLCRPYRPQTKGKIENTVGFVKRDFFLGRRFTSLEDLNAQVHRWLERVNSTVHGTTYQIPLERFKEEKLSPLDQVPPYKVVHKETRKVSRDCYISFLGNKYSVPYRFAGRTAELQILEGIFEVYVDYEKVCEHEILPGNCRVSRKKEHFQGLLSEILKENSKCKKDSQIPLKFSDPEVEKRSLDVYEIFSEGGFE; this comes from the coding sequence ATGCTGAAAACGGAGGAATGGCTATTGATACGAGATTTGTATTCACAAGGCTTCAGCATCAGTGAGATCTCTAGAAGAACAGGTTATGCTAGGGAAACTGTGAGGAAATATCTTAAAAAGAAAACTGCCCCAGAACCTCAGAAACGTCCGCCAAAACCGAGTAAACTTGATCCTTTCAAACCTTACATACAAGAAAAACTCAAAGAAGGTCCTTATACTGCTGTTCGCCTTTATAGGGAAATCAAAGAAATGGGTTTTGATGGAGGAAAAACCATAGTCAAGGACTTCGTAAGAGAAGTCCGACCTAAACAGGGAGTCCCTGCTGTACTCCGCTATGAAACAAAACCAGGTGTACAGGCTCAGGTTGACTGGGCAGAGATGGGAACAGTTGAGGTTGATGGAAAGGTAAAGAAACTCTTTTGCTTCAACATGATTCTTGGATATTCCAGAATGAGATATGTTGAATTTACACTGAGCATAGACACTCCCACTCTTATTCAGTGTCATCTGAACGCTTTTGAGTACTTTGGAGGATTTACACAGGAGATCCTCTATGATAACATGAAACAGGTTGTTATCAAAAGAGCCTTAAAATCATCAGATTCCGAATGGAACCCACAGTTTGAGGAGTTCTTCAAATGCTTTGGTTTTATTCCACGGTTATGCAGGCCTTACAGGCCTCAGACAAAAGGGAAAATTGAAAATACAGTCGGTTTCGTCAAGAGGGATTTCTTCCTTGGAAGAAGGTTTACCTCTCTCGAAGACCTGAACGCCCAAGTTCACAGATGGTTGGAAAGGGTAAATTCAACTGTCCACGGAACAACCTATCAAATCCCTCTTGAACGCTTTAAGGAGGAGAAACTGAGCCCTCTGGATCAGGTTCCTCCTTACAAAGTTGTCCATAAGGAGACCAGAAAGGTCTCCAGAGACTGTTATATTTCGTTCCTTGGAAATAAGTATTCTGTTCCTTACAGGTTTGCAGGGAGAACTGCAGAGCTTCAGATCCTTGAAGGAATATTCGAGGTCTATGTTGATTATGAGAAAGTCTGTGAACATGAAATCCTTCCTGGAAACTGCAGAGTTTCAAGGAAAAAGGAACATTTCCAGGGTCTCCTGAGTGAGATTCTTAAAGAGAACTCAAAATGCAAAAAAGATTCACAGATCCCGTTGAAGTTCTCAGATCCCGAAGTTGAAAAAAGGTCTCTTGATGTCTATGAAATATTTAGTGAAGGTGGTTTTGAATGA